A DNA window from Hevea brasiliensis isolate MT/VB/25A 57/8 chromosome 2, ASM3005281v1, whole genome shotgun sequence contains the following coding sequences:
- the LOC110671642 gene encoding dirigent protein 11, whose amino-acid sequence MMLCRIIFCVAVSISILLVILLSVFSPAPHKASSQDPSRPWVALSLYIQQPDHISSSNLQPALRPDAGAFIFHRILTEGPENTSRVIGKAQGFIIPIEHFAHSAFNIIHLSFDTPHYSGSLNLQAKHVAHKDREELTVVGGTGSFAFARGLAVFAQTDGLSATYYVNLQLRFPDRSETIPG is encoded by the coding sequence ATGATGCTGTGTAGGATAATATTCTGCGTTGCAGTTTCTATATCCATACTGTTAGTAATTCTCTTGTCAGTCTTTTCTCCAGCACCTCACAAGGCTTCATCACAGGATCCCTCCAGGCCTTGGGTGGCACTCTCACTGTACATTCAGCAACCTGATCACATTTCAAGCTCCAACTTGCAGCCAGCACTACGCCCGGATGCTGGAGCTTTTATTTTCCATCGCATCCTCACAGAAGGACCTGAGAACACTTCCAGGGTTATTGGGAAAGCACAAGGTTTCATTATTCCAATTGAACATTTTGCACACTCTGCTTTCAATATTATTCATCTCTCATTTGATACACCTCACTACTCGGGCAGCCTGAATTTGCAGGCCAAGCATGTAGCACATAAAGATAGAGAAGAACTTACAGTGGTTGGTGGAACTGGTTCGTTCGCATTTGCTCGTGGGCTTGCTGTTTTTGCTCAGACGGATGGTCTTTCTGCAACTTACTACGTAAATCTTCAGCTTAGATTTCCAGATCGATCTGAGACAATTCCAGGATGA